Part of the Halogeometricum sp. S3BR5-2 genome, CGGCGAACGCGGGCGCGGGTGGGGGCACACGCACGCCGACACGCGCGACAAGGTGGACGACCGGAACATCCGCGAGCACGCCATGCTCGCGGCGCTCTTGGTCGAGGAACTGGCCGGGCGGGACGCCGACGAACTTCCGCGACTGGACGCCGACGAACTCGCCGACGCGTTCCGCGCGGCCGACTTCGAGACGGGGATGCGCGCCGCGAACCTCTGGCCGGCCGAGTGGGAGTAGCGAGCCACGGGGCCACGAGCGACGCTAACAGAGCGCCGCCACCTCCTCCAGCGACTCCACCTCGTAGGTCGGGTCCGCGGCGAGTCGGTAGCCGTCGCGGTGCGGCCGGCGGACGAACGCCGAGTCCGCGCCCGCGCGGTCCGCCGCGAGCACGTCGACGTTGCTGTCGGCCCCGAGTTCCTCGACGGCGCGTTCGAGGTAGTACGGCGATGGCTTGCGGTTTCGGTACCCCTCGACGGTCGGTTCGCGCCCGTAGGCGACGTCGAACAGGTCGGCGACTCCGAACCGGTCGAGGACCGTCTCCACCGTCTCGTGCTGGTTGCCGCTCACGACGGCGAGCGTCCGGTCGAGGTCCGACAGCGCCGACACGTCGTCGTAGAGCGTCTTCTCGCCGCGCTCCATCGCCGCGCGCTGGGCCGCCGCGGCCTCGGCCTCGCGGCGCGGCCAGAAGGCCTCGTAGTCGACGCCGTGTATCTCGCAGACGCGGCGGATGCGGGTCAGACTCCCGTGAACGATGCCGTCCACTCCCTCGGTGGTCGGGTCCGCCCCGAACTCCTCGAACGCCGCCCGCACCGCCGCGCGGTGGACGTC contains:
- a CDS encoding HAD family hydrolase, yielding MCYDAVIFDDDGVLTTPTAMDVHRAAVRAAFEEFGADPTTEGVDGIVHGSLTRIRRVCEIHGVDYEAFWPRREAEAAAAQRAAMERGEKTLYDDVSALSDLDRTLAVVSGNQHETVETVLDRFGVADLFDVAYGREPTVEGYRNRKPSPYYLERAVEELGADSNVDVLAADRAGADSAFVRRPHRDGYRLAADPTYEVESLEEVAALC